One Desulfovibrio sp. ZJ209 genomic window carries:
- a CDS encoding glycosyltransferase, giving the protein MQFPRLRDAMLSYADISGLVKDLPSIAIISNLPAGPFERLAASFEKIGANIFLFNLTRKIKAQSYFDSSITNRVTIHDKGKDYLYKFTVLQNLFIKKHPHIKSEYEYFFTAGDLHVPLASDAGFQKCDLVLLGHFGLLIDADKISSTLAHKQTILLSCTANPFTGFCSCTAGCTKWQDVGCQDCPILGKSSDNKDNCATVFQRKKLGYAAARNFTVVTPSRWLGREIGQSILGRQFPRAVIPTDVRLDVYRPKPRAVARKALGLPDDRPILLTGSAGLRKNKGGQVLCEALRQLEGTWEGQPPRVLFFGSDAPFLARLQGSGLEAQSLGWVDDVHTLADIYAAADVFVSPSFQDNLPNTVNESLSCGTPVICFDRFSSEDVVIDGVTGFLARHPGLPLSPEGELIQPAPYEPGPGQCSSLADKIREFFALPGWRREAMAWECRRLAEATFNPALVAGRYLQMFRHMAALSHIPLP; this is encoded by the coding sequence ATGCAATTTCCGCGCTTGAGGGACGCCATGCTCTCTTATGCTGACATTTCTGGGTTGGTAAAGGACTTGCCAAGTATCGCCATTATAAGCAACCTTCCTGCTGGCCCTTTTGAACGCCTTGCTGCTTCCTTTGAAAAAATTGGGGCAAATATTTTTCTTTTTAATTTAACAAGAAAAATAAAAGCACAGTCGTATTTTGACTCTTCTATAACCAATCGTGTGACCATTCACGACAAAGGAAAAGACTATTTATATAAGTTTACAGTATTACAAAATTTATTTATTAAAAAACATCCCCATATTAAATCTGAATATGAATATTTTTTTACAGCCGGTGATCTTCATGTTCCGCTCGCGTCAGATGCCGGCTTTCAAAAGTGCGATTTGGTCTTGCTGGGGCATTTCGGCTTGCTCATCGATGCCGACAAGATCTCCTCGACGCTGGCCCATAAGCAGACGATTTTACTCAGCTGCACCGCCAATCCTTTTACCGGGTTTTGCTCATGCACGGCGGGGTGTACAAAATGGCAGGATGTCGGCTGCCAGGACTGCCCCATACTCGGGAAAAGCAGTGATAATAAAGACAATTGCGCCACTGTCTTCCAGCGTAAAAAACTCGGATACGCCGCTGCCCGCAATTTTACGGTCGTCACTCCTTCCAGATGGCTTGGTCGCGAGATAGGACAAAGCATTTTAGGAAGGCAGTTTCCCCGCGCGGTCATCCCCACCGATGTCAGGCTGGATGTCTATCGCCCCAAGCCGCGCGCCGTGGCCCGCAAGGCGCTGGGCCTTCCCGATGACCGGCCCATCCTCCTTACCGGCAGCGCGGGCTTGCGCAAGAACAAGGGCGGCCAGGTCCTGTGCGAGGCCTTGCGGCAGCTTGAAGGCACCTGGGAGGGTCAGCCCCCCCGCGTCCTGTTTTTCGGCTCGGACGCCCCCTTTCTCGCCCGCCTGCAAGGCTCCGGGCTTGAGGCCCAGTCCCTGGGCTGGGTGGACGACGTGCACACCCTTGCCGACATCTACGCCGCGGCGGACGTGTTCGTAAGCCCCTCGTTCCAGGACAACCTGCCGAATACGGTCAACGAGTCGCTCTCCTGCGGAACGCCGGTCATCTGTTTTGACCGCTTCAGCTCGGAAGACGTGGTCATTGACGGGGTGACGGGTTTTCTGGCACGACATCCGGGGCTGCCGCTCTCGCCGGAGGGGGAACTCATCCAGCCCGCGCCCTATGAACCCGGGCCGGGCCAGTGCAGCAGCCTGGCCGACAAGATCCGCGAGTTTTTCGCCCTGCCGGGCTGGCGCCGCGAGGCCATGGCCTGGGAATGCCGGCGCCTGGCCGAGGCCACCTTCAACCCGGCCCTTGTGGCGGGGCGCTATCTCCAGATGTTCCGCCACATGGCGGCCCTCTCCCATATCCCCCTGCCCTGA
- a CDS encoding ABC transporter ATP-binding protein: MFFGVFVQALLEVGAILAMSLVAMSVAAPERLLGHPATQLLLAQVPALNFLGEDLRRVALACAVLSAALIAAKNAVSALVTHQTNVLGERIALFAGDVIFHNFLYSPYIRHLSGDSNIMFNALTRRAELGRLMVHLMAVYSYALVSLVMTLALLVFTPGPVLVVMGGIMIIAVLLYRRLRTLMDSAGRESNARSSDESRATLNAMRGIRELLIYRQQEVFYSKFETACIEGAPPRAFLSIAPTMPTWILESAGFIAIVAAMGVMWGLLDAPLPQIAGVLTIIILIAWRVLPLFNRSLSALVIVRGTRPGAMECLDKVEEALGETDAARVEPAPDFALHEGITLEDAAFRYPRAEHDSLSGISFTIPCGARVGIIGQSGAGKSTLAAILSGLVEPSSGAFLVDGQPLSPEGRAAYCERIGYVPQNPYILAGSIAENVAFSQWGKPWDEERVVRACRMASLDVAFERGIESGLGEGGAGLSGGQMQRVAIARALYAEPAVLILDEATSALDSGVEAGIMNTIFALPAGITTIIIAHRLSTVERCDTLFWIEDGRLHAVGTPAEILPAYKASLAEAAARKAAEEAEEKAGETQAAEERQETGTPGTAPASPDARNPEAAQPAAGRTPAPETTPAEEKAPEEACSPSSSSR, translated from the coding sequence GTGTTCTTCGGCGTCTTTGTCCAGGCCCTGCTGGAGGTGGGCGCCATTCTCGCCATGTCGCTCGTGGCCATGAGCGTGGCCGCGCCGGAGCGCCTGCTCGGGCATCCGGCCACGCAGCTTCTCCTGGCCCAGGTGCCGGCCCTGAACTTCCTTGGGGAGGACCTCAGGCGCGTGGCGCTGGCCTGCGCCGTGCTCTCGGCCGCCCTCATCGCCGCCAAGAACGCGGTGTCGGCCCTTGTCACCCACCAGACCAACGTGCTCGGCGAGCGCATCGCGCTCTTCGCCGGGGATGTCATCTTCCACAACTTTCTCTACAGCCCCTATATCCGCCACCTCTCCGGCGACAGCAACATCATGTTCAACGCGCTCACGCGCCGGGCGGAGCTCGGACGGCTCATGGTGCACCTCATGGCCGTGTACAGCTACGCGCTGGTGTCGCTCGTCATGACGCTCGCCCTCCTTGTCTTTACCCCGGGGCCGGTGCTGGTGGTCATGGGCGGCATCATGATCATCGCCGTGCTCCTCTACCGGCGCCTGCGCACGCTCATGGACAGCGCGGGCCGCGAGTCCAACGCGCGCAGCAGCGACGAGAGCCGGGCCACCCTGAACGCCATGCGCGGCATCCGCGAACTGCTCATCTACCGCCAGCAGGAAGTGTTTTATTCCAAGTTCGAGACCGCCTGCATCGAGGGCGCCCCGCCCCGCGCCTTCCTCAGCATCGCGCCCACCATGCCCACGTGGATCCTGGAGTCGGCGGGCTTCATCGCCATCGTGGCGGCCATGGGCGTCATGTGGGGCCTCCTGGACGCGCCGCTGCCCCAGATCGCGGGCGTGCTCACCATCATCATCCTCATCGCCTGGCGCGTGCTGCCCCTCTTCAACCGCTCGTTGAGCGCGCTTGTCATCGTGCGCGGCACGCGGCCCGGCGCCATGGAGTGCCTCGACAAGGTGGAGGAGGCCCTCGGCGAGACCGACGCCGCCCGCGTCGAGCCCGCCCCGGACTTCGCCCTGCACGAGGGCATCACCCTTGAGGATGCGGCCTTCCGCTATCCGCGCGCCGAGCACGATTCCCTGAGCGGCATCAGCTTCACCATCCCCTGCGGCGCGCGCGTGGGCATCATTGGCCAGTCCGGCGCGGGCAAGAGCACGCTCGCCGCCATCCTGAGCGGCCTTGTGGAGCCCTCCTCCGGCGCCTTCCTCGTGGACGGCCAGCCCCTGAGCCCCGAGGGCCGCGCCGCCTATTGCGAGCGCATCGGCTATGTGCCGCAAAATCCCTATATCCTCGCGGGCAGCATCGCGGAAAACGTGGCCTTCAGCCAGTGGGGCAAGCCCTGGGACGAGGAGCGCGTGGTCCGCGCCTGCCGCATGGCCTCGCTGGACGTGGCCTTTGAGCGCGGCATCGAAAGCGGCCTCGGCGAAGGCGGCGCCGGCCTTTCGGGCGGCCAGATGCAGCGCGTGGCCATCGCGCGCGCCCTCTACGCCGAGCCCGCGGTGCTCATCCTCGACGAGGCCACGAGCGCCCTCGACAGCGGCGTGGAAGCCGGCATCATGAACACCATCTTCGCGTTGCCGGCCGGCATCACCACCATCATCATCGCCCACCGCCTGAGCACGGTGGAGCGCTGCGACACGCTCTTCTGGATCGAGGACGGCCGCCTTCACGCCGTGGGCACACCGGCGGAAATCCTCCCCGCCTACAAGGCCAGCCTCGCGGAAGCGGCAGCCCGCAAGGCCGCTGAGGAAGCGGAAGAAAAAGCGGGAGAAACGCAGGCCGCGGAGGAGCGACAAGAGACCGGGACGCCGGGCACGGCGCCTGCGTCGCCCGACGCGCGGAACCCGGAAGCCGCCCAACCGGCGGCCGGGCGCACGCCAGCCCCTGAAACAACGCCCGCGGAAGAGAAAGCCCCGGAGGAAGCGTGCTCTCCATCATCCTCGTCACGGTAG
- a CDS encoding transcriptional repressor, which translates to MTTPATPLDAFLDFMNRRGLNTTAQRRTIAQAFFELPGHHSLEEFYQYVLKQDAGIGQTTVYRTLKLLCDAGLATEIQFSDNITRYEVARPKSHHDHLVCLGCGAIVEICDPRIEKLQRELAEAEGFSLTGHLHNMYGYCRACREKQAAEKPA; encoded by the coding sequence ATGACCACACCCGCCACGCCCCTGGACGCGTTTCTCGACTTCATGAACCGGCGCGGGCTCAACACCACGGCCCAGCGCCGCACCATCGCCCAGGCCTTTTTCGAGCTGCCCGGGCACCATTCGCTGGAAGAGTTTTACCAGTATGTCCTCAAGCAGGATGCGGGCATCGGCCAGACCACGGTCTACCGCACCCTGAAGCTCCTCTGCGACGCGGGCCTCGCCACGGAAATCCAGTTCAGCGACAATATCACCCGCTACGAGGTGGCGCGGCCCAAGAGCCACCACGACCACCTCGTGTGCCTCGGCTGCGGCGCCATTGTGGAGATCTGCGACCCGCGCATCGAAAAGCTCCAGCGCGAGCTCGCCGAGGCCGAGGGCTTCAGCCTCACCGGCCACCTGCACAACATGTACGGCTATTGCCGCGCCTGCCGGGAAAAACAGGCCGCGGAAAAACCCGCCTGA
- a CDS encoding glycosyltransferase family A protein, with protein sequence MSLHLSIIIPCRNGTNYLAEAVTSVRQQALDTPLEIIVVDDGSTDATAKLARSLGCTVVSIPHSGLSAARNAGLARAGGDFILFLDHDDRLRPVALQALLEALDAAEDADMVLARAQDFVSPELCEEEKRKIAVRPEPYHGLMSGAMLFRRPVFGRVKGFDEARATAQTLDFLQQAQQAGLAMRKIEPITVDRRLHLTNMGRTMQHQEGRDHASLLRERLRAAKRRI encoded by the coding sequence ATGTCACTCCACCTATCAATCATCATCCCCTGCCGCAACGGAACGAACTATCTGGCCGAGGCGGTCACAAGCGTGCGCCAACAGGCGCTTGACACCCCCCTCGAGATCATCGTGGTGGACGACGGCTCCACGGACGCCACGGCAAAGCTCGCGCGCTCGCTCGGCTGCACGGTGGTGTCCATCCCGCATTCCGGGCTTTCCGCCGCCAGGAACGCGGGGCTTGCCCGCGCTGGGGGGGACTTCATCCTCTTTCTCGACCATGACGACCGCCTGCGCCCCGTGGCGCTCCAGGCCCTGCTGGAGGCGCTGGACGCGGCCGAAGACGCCGACATGGTGCTTGCCCGGGCGCAGGACTTCGTCTCCCCGGAGCTGTGCGAGGAAGAAAAACGAAAAATCGCCGTGCGGCCCGAGCCCTATCACGGGCTCATGTCCGGCGCCATGCTGTTCCGGCGCCCGGTGTTCGGGCGGGTAAAGGGCTTTGACGAGGCCCGCGCCACGGCGCAGACCCTGGACTTTCTCCAGCAGGCGCAGCAGGCGGGCCTTGCCATGCGGAAAATCGAGCCGATTACTGTGGACAGGCGCCTGCACCTCACCAACATGGGCAGGACCATGCAGCACCAGGAAGGCCGGGACCACGCGAGCCTTTTGCGGGAGCGGCTCCGCGCCGCAAAACGGAGGATCTGA
- a CDS encoding glycosyltransferase family A protein, whose protein sequence is MLSIILVTVDRPLATERFLLSLTHQTCADFEVVLMYAPGLDPSVAEGMCRKFPGLRIRAYPSPDTCLSRSRNAGLARIKGDCFAIADDDCVYTPEVAARVLTAFRHHPGLGVLMGSSLSLDPGPLPEGEQPLPLPEWRLFTGCPSYVQFYRTAVTAVVDGFDESLGVGCGTPWQSGEETDFALRAVRAGFAAARVPGVVVLHPATTPAGPAMRRKIRVYARGRMRLLRKHGCSPGFVALNVLYPLLVLPLECLSAAVVRARYRLCMFFERFLSLWRH, encoded by the coding sequence GTGCTCTCCATCATCCTCGTCACGGTAGACCGCCCGCTGGCGACCGAGCGCTTCCTCCTCAGCCTCACGCACCAGACCTGCGCGGACTTCGAGGTGGTGCTCATGTACGCGCCCGGGCTCGACCCCTCCGTGGCCGAGGGCATGTGCCGCAAGTTCCCGGGCTTGCGCATCCGCGCCTATCCCTCGCCGGACACCTGCCTCTCGCGCTCGCGCAATGCCGGGCTCGCGCGCATAAAGGGCGACTGCTTCGCCATCGCCGACGACGATTGCGTCTACACGCCAGAGGTGGCGGCGCGGGTGCTCACGGCTTTCCGGCACCATCCTGGGCTCGGCGTGCTCATGGGCAGCTCCCTCTCCCTCGACCCGGGGCCCCTCCCCGAGGGCGAGCAGCCCCTGCCCCTCCCCGAGTGGCGGCTGTTCACCGGCTGCCCGAGCTATGTGCAGTTTTACCGCACGGCCGTCACGGCCGTGGTGGACGGCTTTGACGAGAGCCTCGGCGTGGGCTGCGGCACGCCCTGGCAGTCCGGCGAGGAGACGGATTTCGCCCTGCGCGCCGTCCGGGCCGGCTTCGCGGCCGCGCGCGTGCCCGGGGTCGTGGTGCTGCACCCCGCAACCACGCCCGCGGGGCCGGCCATGCGCCGCAAGATCCGCGTCTATGCCCGGGGCCGCATGCGCCTCTTGCGCAAGCACGGCTGCTCGCCGGGCTTCGTGGCGCTCAATGTGCTCTACCCCCTGCTCGTGCTGCCGCTGGAATGCCTCTCCGCGGCCGTGGTCCGCGCGCGCTACCGGCTGTGCATGTTTTTCGAGCGCTTCCTGAGCCTCTGGCGCCACTGA
- a CDS encoding FkbM family methyltransferase, translating to MVKRICRTMIFLASLMIWDSKRRINFRKKYFSFLDALGQLRSSQEELRAQNAHLQKLEKQFAELEKQYAEIGQYSQIPLFNWRKRAFYERMKKRYTLSEAEHKANEAALFSGLSHEAAENLRKILDRLWRLGNMYLCTTFSDVFVTQEERDAITAYEWFERKIRHIDDYYEYEGIKLPINYFDPSAFPGFHGLERIQGRVPTEGALINVGGLYGETIAIFRKFFPNPIICFEAGKVSCEIIQKTLALNDIHDVRVENIALTDHPGVQPSVVFQGPNMSPDEKTTCDTLDNYISRTGDSVSLIHIDVEGWEMAMLKGALKTITTQRPILIISIYHSYEDLYGIKPYIESLNLGYKFNFYQPITKYLGSEIMLFCEPE from the coding sequence ATGGTAAAGCGCATATGCAGGACGATGATATTTCTGGCTTCCCTGATGATTTGGGACTCAAAACGCCGCATAAATTTTAGAAAAAAATATTTTTCCTTTCTGGACGCGTTGGGCCAGCTCCGCTCTTCCCAGGAAGAACTCCGCGCACAAAACGCCCACCTGCAAAAACTTGAGAAGCAATTCGCCGAATTGGAAAAGCAATATGCCGAGATCGGGCAGTACTCGCAAATCCCCCTTTTCAATTGGCGTAAGAGAGCGTTCTATGAGAGGATGAAAAAAAGATACACTTTATCGGAGGCCGAGCATAAAGCCAATGAGGCTGCCCTTTTTTCGGGCCTGAGCCACGAGGCTGCGGAGAACCTGCGGAAGATTCTGGACAGGCTTTGGCGGCTTGGCAATATGTATCTCTGCACCACCTTTTCCGATGTCTTTGTAACACAGGAAGAAAGGGACGCCATCACGGCATATGAATGGTTCGAACGAAAGATACGCCATATCGACGATTATTATGAATATGAGGGCATTAAGCTGCCCATTAATTATTTTGATCCCAGTGCCTTTCCTGGCTTTCACGGCCTGGAGCGGATTCAGGGGAGAGTCCCAACGGAGGGGGCTCTCATTAATGTGGGCGGCCTTTACGGCGAAACGATTGCCATATTCCGCAAGTTTTTCCCCAATCCAATTATTTGTTTTGAAGCGGGAAAAGTAAGTTGTGAAATCATCCAAAAAACTCTCGCACTGAACGATATTCACGATGTAAGGGTTGAGAATATTGCCCTGACAGATCATCCAGGCGTCCAGCCCTCAGTTGTCTTCCAAGGTCCTAATATGTCACCAGACGAGAAAACAACCTGTGACACCTTGGATAACTACATTTCACGAACGGGAGATTCCGTCAGTTTAATCCATATCGATGTAGAAGGTTGGGAAATGGCGATGCTCAAGGGTGCCCTGAAGACCATCACCACCCAGCGTCCCATCCTTATCATCTCCATTTACCACTCCTACGAGGATCTTTATGGCATCAAGCCATATATAGAAAGCCTGAACTTGGGTTATAAATTTAACTTTTACCAGCCAATTACAAAATATCTTGGCTCCGAAATCATGCTCTTTTGTGAACCAGAGTAG
- a CDS encoding class I SAM-dependent methyltransferase yields MSQRAEFLREKIRRSRGAGESIPDLYGELRKLVHEQRLWQKTARAVENILHAPDSGYGELALLCDRYGCNKGSLSKSGKHHPYYPMPPHTYTEVYEALFAPIRLTARHIFECGVGTDNPGQHGNFGNGYKAGASLRVWRDFFPHAEIWGADIDRTALFQEPRIHTAWMDQTSPEAVQAFFANAGVDTFDIMIDDGLHTYEAASCLFDHAEPYLRAGGLYVIEDLTPQFMHKFQQYICRRTGFVIKYFVMETPDCWENNLIILRKLQG; encoded by the coding sequence ATGAGCCAGCGCGCGGAATTTTTGCGGGAAAAGATCCGCAGGAGCCGGGGAGCCGGGGAATCCATCCCTGACCTCTACGGCGAACTCAGGAAGCTCGTCCATGAGCAGCGCCTCTGGCAAAAGACCGCCCGGGCAGTGGAAAATATCCTGCACGCGCCTGACTCCGGTTACGGGGAGCTCGCCCTGCTCTGCGACCGCTATGGCTGCAACAAGGGCTCGCTCAGCAAATCCGGCAAGCACCATCCGTATTATCCCATGCCGCCGCATACCTACACGGAAGTGTATGAGGCGCTGTTTGCGCCCATCCGCTTAACGGCGCGCCATATCTTTGAATGCGGCGTGGGTACGGATAACCCCGGGCAGCACGGCAATTTCGGCAATGGCTACAAAGCGGGCGCCTCCTTGCGCGTATGGCGCGACTTTTTCCCCCACGCCGAGATCTGGGGCGCCGATATAGACCGCACCGCACTTTTTCAAGAACCGCGCATCCATACAGCATGGATGGACCAAACCTCTCCGGAAGCGGTACAGGCCTTTTTTGCAAATGCCGGCGTGGATACCTTCGACATCATGATCGACGACGGGCTGCATACATATGAAGCGGCCAGTTGCCTTTTCGATCACGCCGAGCCGTACCTTCGTGCCGGTGGCCTCTATGTCATTGAAGATTTAACGCCACAATTTATGCATAAATTTCAGCAGTATATATGTAGAAGAACTGGCTTTGTCATTAAATATTTCGTGATGGAAACGCCCGATTGCTGGGAGAACAATCTCATTATCCTCAGGAAACTGCAGGGATGA
- a CDS encoding glycosyltransferase family 4 protein produces the protein MDIAVITREFSPLTRNGGIGTAVGNLCHALRTKGHRLTVYYTGRPGPRLLPFAAALRREGMGFRPVIAPLGLLLHDSLRRSRAAAAALAGTRHDCYLFHDFMADGWAFLRERPCGGAPCGMVTHGSAQWVDEGNGQLASGGPRARLYDMERQCCEEADFLVSPSAYLLGWMRERGWRLPGQSHVIPNFTAPLGAVPPRRPQETAPPRELVFFGRLEERKGLRVFCEALRLLPPELLAGREVTFLGREGGYTPEQVRAWLAPLTQAGVTPTFHTGLDAGAARAYLCGAGRLAVMPSLRENSPCVVSECLESGIPFLASSCGGGPELARPEDGACFVAPDAAELAARLGQVLANGAPGRALPRHAPQDLLAAWERLLAGVAGRG, from the coding sequence ATGGACATCGCCGTCATCACCCGCGAATTTTCGCCGCTCACCCGCAACGGCGGCATCGGCACGGCCGTGGGCAACCTCTGCCACGCCCTGCGGACCAAGGGCCACCGCCTCACCGTCTACTATACGGGGCGCCCGGGGCCGCGCCTTTTGCCCTTTGCGGCGGCGCTGCGCAGGGAGGGCATGGGCTTCAGGCCGGTCATCGCGCCCCTGGGGCTCTTGTTGCACGATTCGCTGCGCCGCAGCAGGGCCGCGGCCGCCGCCCTCGCCGGCACAAGGCACGACTGCTACCTTTTCCATGACTTCATGGCCGACGGCTGGGCCTTCCTGCGCGAGCGCCCGTGCGGCGGCGCGCCCTGCGGCATGGTGACGCACGGCAGCGCGCAGTGGGTGGACGAGGGTAACGGCCAGCTTGCGAGCGGCGGCCCCCGGGCCCGGCTCTACGACATGGAGCGCCAGTGCTGCGAAGAGGCGGATTTTCTGGTCAGCCCGAGCGCCTATTTGCTCGGCTGGATGCGGGAGCGCGGCTGGCGCCTCCCCGGGCAAAGCCATGTCATCCCCAATTTCACCGCGCCCCTGGGCGCCGTGCCGCCGCGCCGGCCGCAAGAGACGGCCCCGCCGCGCGAGCTCGTCTTTTTCGGGCGCCTTGAGGAGCGCAAGGGCCTGCGCGTCTTTTGCGAGGCCCTGCGGCTGCTCCCGCCGGAACTGCTCGCCGGGCGCGAAGTGACCTTTCTCGGGCGCGAGGGCGGCTATACGCCGGAGCAGGTGCGGGCGTGGCTTGCGCCGCTGACGCAGGCCGGCGTGACGCCCACTTTCCACACCGGCCTTGATGCCGGCGCGGCGCGCGCCTATCTCTGCGGGGCCGGGCGGCTCGCGGTCATGCCCTCCCTGCGGGAGAACTCGCCCTGCGTGGTCAGCGAGTGCCTGGAAAGCGGCATTCCCTTTCTCGCCTCGTCCTGCGGGGGCGGCCCCGAGCTCGCCCGCCCCGAAGACGGCGCCTGCTTCGTGGCCCCGGATGCGGCCGAGCTGGCCGCGCGCCTCGGCCAGGTTCTTGCGAACGGCGCGCCCGGCCGCGCCCTGCCGCGCCACGCCCCGCAAGACCTGCTCGCCGCGTGGGAGCGCCTGCTGGCCGGGGTCGCGGGCCGGGGCTGA
- a CDS encoding FkbM family methyltransferase, whose protein sequence is MDMRERMQQALIAAQRAGERKNFHEVAQKRGPEAHQADLKGLYRGLAPEAARHLDAIIGRRQKLLDPAVRSYRDLYQGEDWEAFTRYEAFTKEIVPNNGAFRYKDFLLPIREFTPAVFLYEHGLSALRTLDGMGDSVIIDGGGAHGDSLLVFRKYLRNPIHSFEPHPGMRALLRETLRLNAGLLGDAVTVVDQALADTTGTRVFMTDNGSSSQIDPGLTSGVEAETVTLDDYVARHGLRVGLVKLDIEGHEQHFLRGAVQTLKTQKPRLIISNYHSYEDFFHIKTFIEQLDCGYEFDFFKGVDASVWASIMLLCEVPRAGQPRN, encoded by the coding sequence ATGGACATGCGTGAACGGATGCAACAGGCCCTCATTGCGGCGCAAAGGGCCGGCGAGCGCAAAAACTTCCACGAGGTGGCGCAAAAGCGCGGCCCCGAGGCTCACCAGGCAGACCTCAAGGGCCTTTACCGTGGCCTTGCGCCCGAGGCGGCGCGGCATCTCGATGCCATCATTGGACGCCGGCAAAAACTTCTTGACCCCGCGGTCAGGAGCTACCGGGACCTGTACCAGGGCGAGGACTGGGAGGCCTTCACGCGCTACGAAGCCTTTACCAAGGAAATCGTCCCCAACAACGGCGCCTTCCGCTACAAGGACTTCCTGCTGCCCATCCGGGAATTCACCCCCGCGGTCTTTCTCTACGAGCATGGGCTCTCCGCCTTGAGGACGCTGGACGGCATGGGGGACAGCGTGATCATCGACGGCGGGGGCGCGCACGGCGATTCGCTGCTGGTCTTCCGGAAATACCTGCGCAATCCCATCCATTCCTTTGAACCGCACCCGGGCATGCGCGCGCTTCTCCGGGAGACATTGCGCCTCAATGCCGGCCTGCTGGGCGATGCTGTGACCGTCGTGGATCAGGCATTGGCGGATACGACCGGCACCCGCGTCTTCATGACCGACAACGGCAGCAGCAGCCAGATCGACCCGGGCCTCACAAGCGGGGTGGAAGCGGAGACGGTCACGCTGGATGACTATGTTGCCCGGCACGGCTTGCGGGTAGGCCTTGTGAAGCTCGATATCGAGGGCCATGAGCAGCACTTCCTCCGCGGGGCGGTACAGACCCTGAAAACCCAGAAGCCCCGCCTCATCATCAGCAATTATCACAGCTACGAGGATTTCTTCCACATCAAGACCTTCATCGAGCAGCTGGACTGCGGCTACGAGTTTGACTTTTTTAAAGGCGTCGATGCAAGCGTGTGGGCGTCAATCATGCTGTTGTGCGAAGTGCCCCGGGCGGGGCAGCCGCGGAACTGA
- a CDS encoding radical SAM protein, protein MEIEALKKKYAIPQPFFSRYFERNAEMRLGLHQLEFMLWKRGHFIPPPKKKLMEKTFLQEEIENFYIRRQINLPQLQFAVTTRCTLRCKNCNAYSPRFGHGTPHVELAPEDFARDLRALEGAVNSVRRFMLLGGEPLAYGRFAEILALAAASPLFRVVEVVTNGTLPPSEAVLRVAAAHRDKIYFHVSNYAVNPALLPRLRHEELFACLKERAIPHQMARDVAWSAEPPMSPTAADPEPTRKNFGLCWMKRTLEAKNGRIAVCPKASSAYELGMVPAAAPGEVVDLRGPSDVWEQFAEFYSRPYFEVCRHCVRPEGDVMPAEQLPGGAA, encoded by the coding sequence ATGGAAATTGAAGCGCTGAAAAAAAAGTACGCCATACCGCAACCTTTTTTTAGCCGATATTTTGAACGCAATGCGGAGATGCGCCTCGGCCTGCATCAGCTGGAATTCATGCTCTGGAAACGGGGGCATTTCATCCCTCCCCCCAAGAAAAAGCTCATGGAAAAAACCTTCCTGCAGGAGGAAATAGAAAATTTTTACATCAGGCGCCAAATCAACCTGCCGCAATTGCAATTCGCGGTGACGACACGCTGCACCCTGCGCTGCAAGAACTGCAACGCCTATAGCCCGCGCTTCGGCCACGGGACGCCCCATGTGGAACTGGCGCCCGAAGACTTCGCCCGCGATCTGCGCGCGCTTGAGGGAGCCGTGAACTCCGTGCGCCGCTTCATGCTCCTGGGGGGCGAGCCCCTGGCTTACGGACGGTTTGCGGAGATACTTGCGCTTGCGGCCGCAAGCCCCCTGTTCCGCGTTGTGGAGGTGGTGACCAACGGCACCCTCCCGCCCTCCGAAGCGGTGTTGCGCGTCGCCGCGGCCCACCGTGACAAGATCTACTTCCACGTCAGCAACTATGCGGTCAATCCCGCGCTCCTGCCGCGCCTGCGCCATGAGGAGCTCTTCGCCTGCCTGAAGGAGCGCGCCATCCCCCACCAGATGGCGCGGGACGTGGCCTGGTCGGCTGAACCCCCCATGAGCCCGACGGCCGCCGACCCGGAGCCAACCCGGAAAAATTTTGGCCTATGCTGGATGAAGCGGACCCTTGAGGCCAAAAACGGCCGGATCGCCGTTTGCCCCAAGGCTTCTTCGGCCTATGAACTGGGCATGGTCCCGGCGGCCGCTCCGGGTGAAGTGGTTGATTTGCGCGGCCCTTCTGATGTATGGGAACAGTTCGCCGAATTCTATTCCAGGCCGTATTTTGAAGTGTGCCGGCATTGTGTGCGCCCGGAAGGCGATGTGATGCCCGCCGAGCAATTGCCGGGAGGTGCGGCATGA